A region from the Inhella inkyongensis genome encodes:
- the argH gene encoding argininosuccinate lyase, translating into MSSNPLANKAQAWSALFAEPMSELVQRYTASVGFDQRLWQADLQGSLAHAEMLQAQGLISAEDWAAIQRGMETIRHEIESGQFVWKLELEDVHLNIEARLTELVGLAGKRLHTGRSRNDQVATDVRLWLRGEIDGLLQLLSQLQRVLVERAEAHVDVIGPGFTHLQVAQPVSFGHHLLAYVEMFARDAERLVDCRRRANRLPLGAAALAGTPYPLDRERVARTLGMEGVCQNSLDAVSDRDFAIEFTHAAALAMMHISRLSEELVLWMSQSFAFITLPDRFCTGSSIMPQKKNPDVPELARGKTGRVYGHLMALLTLMKGQPLAYNKDNQEDKEPLFDTVDTLRDTLRIFVEMLAGLQAKPQSLRAAALKGHATATDLADYLVREKGIPFRDAHEIVAHAVRVASEQGLELAGLSLEQLQGIDARIGSDVFGPLSLEGSVASRRGLGGTAPEQVRAQIARHRARLQDDKPD; encoded by the coding sequence ATGTCTTCCAACCCCCTGGCCAACAAGGCCCAAGCGTGGTCGGCGCTGTTTGCCGAGCCCATGAGCGAACTGGTTCAGCGCTACACCGCCAGCGTGGGATTCGATCAACGCCTATGGCAGGCCGACTTGCAAGGCAGCTTGGCGCACGCCGAGATGCTGCAGGCGCAGGGCCTGATCAGCGCCGAGGACTGGGCTGCGATCCAGCGCGGCATGGAAACCATTCGTCACGAAATCGAGTCCGGCCAGTTCGTCTGGAAGCTGGAGTTGGAAGACGTGCACCTCAATATCGAGGCCCGCCTCACCGAACTGGTTGGGCTGGCGGGCAAGCGCCTGCACACCGGCCGCAGCCGCAATGACCAAGTGGCGACGGATGTGCGCCTGTGGCTGCGCGGCGAGATCGACGGCCTGCTGCAGCTGCTGTCGCAGCTGCAGCGGGTGCTGGTGGAACGCGCCGAAGCCCATGTCGATGTGATCGGCCCGGGCTTCACCCATCTGCAAGTGGCCCAGCCGGTGAGCTTTGGTCACCACCTGCTGGCTTATGTGGAGATGTTTGCGCGCGACGCCGAACGTCTGGTGGATTGCCGCCGCCGCGCTAACCGCCTGCCCCTGGGCGCGGCCGCACTGGCGGGAACGCCCTACCCGCTGGACCGCGAGCGCGTGGCGCGCACCCTGGGCATGGAGGGCGTGTGCCAAAACAGCCTGGACGCCGTGAGCGACCGCGACTTCGCCATCGAGTTCACCCACGCGGCGGCGCTGGCCATGATGCACATCTCGCGCCTGTCGGAAGAGCTGGTGCTGTGGATGAGCCAGAGCTTCGCCTTCATCACCCTGCCCGACCGCTTCTGCACCGGCTCATCGATCATGCCGCAGAAGAAAAACCCCGATGTGCCCGAGCTGGCGCGCGGCAAGACGGGCCGCGTCTATGGCCATCTGATGGCCTTGCTGACCCTGATGAAGGGCCAGCCCCTGGCCTACAACAAGGACAACCAGGAAGACAAAGAGCCGCTGTTCGACACCGTGGACACCCTGCGCGACACCCTGCGCATCTTTGTCGAGATGCTGGCCGGGCTGCAGGCCAAGCCGCAGAGCCTGCGCGCGGCTGCGCTTAAGGGCCACGCCACCGCCACCGATCTGGCCGACTACCTGGTGCGCGAGAAGGGCATCCCGTTCCGCGATGCGCACGAGATCGTGGCCCATGCGGTGCGGGTGGCCAGCGAACAGGGGCTGGAGCTGGCGGGGTTGAGCCTCGAACAACTGCAGGGCATCGATGCGCGCATTGGCTCTGATGTCTTTGGACCACTCTCGCTCGAAGGTTCGGTGGCCAGCCGCAGGGGCTTGGGCGGCACCGCACCTGAACAGGTGCGCGCCCAGATCGCGCGCCATCGCGCCCGGCTTCAGGACGACAAACCGGATTGA